Part of the Imperialibacter roseus genome, TGAGCGCTTCTGCTCTGGCGAGCAGTTTTCTGTCTCTTACCTTCGATCTGCTATAAATAAAGGTGGCTACTCTTGGATGGGTTACTAAACTGCTCATTTAACCTCCCATTTTTCGTTTAACCATGCACTAAGCATCCAGTGATGTTTTTCCAGTCCCTGAATATAGCTAGTGAGCATGTCTTCCGTTCCGGTATCATCACTTTCCTGAGCGGTGTGCACCACACTGTGCATGTCGGAAAGAAGGATTCTGATGTCGAGCAAAACCTCCACTACCATTTCCCTGGCAAGAAGCTCCTTTCTAATCTCTTTGATTTCGGCGTTTTCAATGTATTCACCCATCGTACTCATGGGCGTTTGGCCAAAAACCCGTATCCGCTCGGCGATGTCGTCAATGTGCCCTCTGGCCTCATCGTACAACTCTTCAAACTTCTCATGCAACCTGAAAAAATCGTTACCTTTTACATTCCAATGAAAGTTCCTGAGCTTCTGGTAATGCACTGAGTAATTGGCCAATAGCTGGTTTAGACCTTGGGTGATCTCTATGGTGTCTAGGGCAGAAAACCCTAGCTTCTTAAAGTCTTTCTTTTTCGAATTAGTATTCCTGGTTTTCTCTGCGGTAATCATGTCGTCTTCTTTTAAGTCAGAAAATTATTTTAGCCATCTTGCCGGTTGCTCCATAACGGATTCCCGGCACGGCGCTCCTGGCGGACTAGGTCGCTAAGGAAAAAATTGACTGGAAGAAGTGTGAATCGGATTGATATATCTGTTAATTTGATGTTTTGTAAAATTCATAACACTAATATTAACGAGGGTCAATAGAAAATGTTTAATTTTTTTACATAAATTTACTTAAAAGTACACAATTGTTGTGAAAAACAACCGGGCCCTATATCAAAATGTAAATATTTTTTACAAAAAATGAAGTTTTTCGCTGATAACCTGAAATTTTTACGAAAGAAAGCTGGTCTGAGCCAGGAGCAGCTCGGCGAAAGGATTGCCCTCAACAGGGGGAATATTGCCAGTTACGAGAAAGGAACAGCAGAGCCCCGACTTGAGAACGTCCTCAAAATTGTAAAATTATTTAACATTGAGTTGTCCGATCTCCTGGAAAAAGACCTGTCGAACTCAGCGGCGATACAGGAGGAACTAGAAAAAATGGGCCTGCCCAACGAAGCCGCACCCATTCCGGCCGACGAAGCAACCGCTCACCTGAAAGCAGAACTCATCGACAACAGGGCAAGGCTGGAGCGTTTCATGAGTCAATCGGATGACATGCAGAAAATACTTGAGGGATTCAGGCAGTTTCACAAGTTCAAAATGTCGAAATCAAGCGACATCTCCCGTGACGTTAAAAATATTGCCGACGACTACGAAAACTTGCTGGAGGTGATGGACGCCCTGCTGCTATCACATAAAGAGCTTATCAAATTCCTTGACGAATCAAAATAATGTACGGGCTGTTCCATTTTGAAACAGAGCAACACACCCTCCTTGGAATTAATTAATTGGTTATCAGCTACTTATAAAAATGGCATTTCCTTAGCCCTGGATTTTAGCAAAAAAAGTAGCTATGATCAGGAACTACCTTTTGATTGCTTACCGCAACCTTGTAAGAAATAAAACTTTCTCACTGCTCAACATTATTGGACTGGCTGTTGGCATCACAGCCGCCATCACCATTGGGGCATTTATTATTGGTGAGCTCAAAGTTGATGCGTTTCAGCAGGAGGCCAGCAATACCTATTTGCTGCATTGGAAGGAAGATTTAAAGGGTGAGGGTAGCAGAAACGTGGGCCTGACCACCAGACAAGACGCTGAACTACTCAAAGGCCAACTAGCTTCGGTTAGCGACGTCATCAATGTGCGCAACATACGGTCTTCAGTGCAAGTGGGCGACCAAAAGTATTCCAGCGATGTGCTTATGGCAGAGAAGCACTTCTTTCAGTTTTTTGATTTCGAGCTCCTCAAAGGCGACCCCGCCACAGCCCTCAACGATCCATCGTCCGTCATTCTAACAGAGACGCTTGCCAGCAAGTATTTCGGGAGCACGGATCCCATTGGCC contains:
- a CDS encoding helix-turn-helix transcriptional regulator, producing the protein MKFFADNLKFLRKKAGLSQEQLGERIALNRGNIASYEKGTAEPRLENVLKIVKLFNIELSDLLEKDLSNSAAIQEELEKMGLPNEAAPIPADEATAHLKAELIDNRARLERFMSQSDDMQKILEGFRQFHKFKMSKSSDISRDVKNIADDYENLLEVMDALLLSHKELIKFLDESK
- a CDS encoding Dps family protein; the encoded protein is MITAEKTRNTNSKKKDFKKLGFSALDTIEITQGLNQLLANYSVHYQKLRNFHWNVKGNDFFRLHEKFEELYDEARGHIDDIAERIRVFGQTPMSTMGEYIENAEIKEIRKELLAREMVVEVLLDIRILLSDMHSVVHTAQESDDTGTEDMLTSYIQGLEKHHWMLSAWLNEKWEVK